A segment of the Desulfuromonas acetoxidans DSM 684 genome:
TGGAAAGCCGCATTCGTCTTGGTGTCAGTTCCTGTCTGTTGGGTGCCAAAGTCCGCTTTGACGGCGGCCACAAACGGGATCGCTATCTGACGGACGTGCTTGGTGGCTATGTTGATTACGTGCCGGTGTGTCCGGAAGTCGAGGTCGGACTTCCCATCCCCCGTCCGGCGTTGCGCCTGGTGCGTGATAGCCATCAAGATGTGCGGCTGCGTTTTTCCAAAGGTGGCGAAGATATCACCGATAAAATGCAGTGTTGGGCGCACCAGCGTGTCCAGCAGCTGGAGTCTGAACAACTCGATGGTTTTATCTTCAAGGCCAAATCACCGAGCAGCGGTATGGAGCGGGTTAAAATTTATCCCGAATCTGGTGGTATGCCCGATCATCATGGTATTGGGATGTTCGCGCGGATCTTTATGGAGCACTTTCCCCTGCTGCCGGTCGAGGAGGAGGGCCGTCTGCACGACCCCAAACTGCGTGAAAATTTCATTACGCGGATTTTCACCATGAAACGCTTGCGTGAAACTCTGGCCGCCGGCTCTGGTTATGGGGGAATGGTTGACTTTCACAGCCGTCACAAGTTATTGATTCTCGCCCACAGCGAAAAGATCTACCGCGAAATGGGCCGTCTGGTTGCCCATGGCAAAACTCTGCCTTTTGAGACCTTTCAAGATCAGTATCGCACCTTATTGCTCAAGGCCATGTCTTTGAAGACAACGGAGAAAAAGCAGGTGAACGTTTTGCAGCATATTCTTGGATATTTCAAAAAGCAGTTAAGCGCTGATGAAAAATCTGAAGTGCTGGAAAAAGTAGAGGATTACCGCAATGGCCTGGTTCCGCTGATTGTACCCATCACGTTGCTTAATCATTATGTGCGTAAATATAAACAAGATTATCTGCAGGAGCAGGTTTATCTCAATCCACACCCTAAAGAGTTGAAATTGCTCAACCATGTTTGACTCTGTTGTTTGAAGTTCCGTTTTCCCACTGCCTTTACCTTTTTAAAATCTCAGTTAAGATTGTTAGAGTTTTTCTTAACCGCGGAACGTTCTTTAATAAAGGTGGCAGTGGTGCGAGATTTTATACCTCAATGGGAACTTGGGACGAGAATCCCTTTCTTCACGACCGGTGCCGCTCATACCTTTTGCGCCTCTTTTCTTGGGACTGACGTTTCTTCTTGCTTCTTTTCTCGTGTCCCAACCTCGCGTTTCGTCCTGAGGTGGGATTGTTCTGTAAAACGGATCACGCCGCACATTCGTTTGAACACGAGTGTTATGGTTGCTCCATT
Coding sequences within it:
- a CDS encoding YbgA family protein; translation: MESRIRLGVSSCLLGAKVRFDGGHKRDRYLTDVLGGYVDYVPVCPEVEVGLPIPRPALRLVRDSHQDVRLRFSKGGEDITDKMQCWAHQRVQQLESEQLDGFIFKAKSPSSGMERVKIYPESGGMPDHHGIGMFARIFMEHFPLLPVEEEGRLHDPKLRENFITRIFTMKRLRETLAAGSGYGGMVDFHSRHKLLILAHSEKIYREMGRLVAHGKTLPFETFQDQYRTLLLKAMSLKTTEKKQVNVLQHILGYFKKQLSADEKSEVLEKVEDYRNGLVPLIVPITLLNHYVRKYKQDYLQEQVYLNPHPKELKLLNHV